The Vigna radiata var. radiata cultivar VC1973A unplaced genomic scaffold, Vradiata_ver6 scaffold_938, whole genome shotgun sequence DNA window tttttttttttttttctatttttgtgctTTGGCTCTGATGGTTTGTCTTAGGTTGTCATTGTTGCTTTTATAAGTGTTGTTTCTTTGTtaaaatgaaggaagaagaaaattacGCCTGGGAGTTTGATGAAAGCTTTGATTAGGCCTGGTGGGGGTGATGCTGGACCGTCAGATGGTGATCAGGTTATTTCTGCTTTTCTAGGTTCTGGATGTGAATTCTTATGTTATGTGTAGGCTATATAGAAATACATTGTTAAGGGAGCCAATGGCTTAGTGTTTGCTTCAGTGGCTTGATTTTTATAATGTGTCTCAGATTATCTATCATTGCACCATTCGAACTTTGGATGGAGTACTTGTGGAATCTTCCAGATCTGATTATGGAGGTGAGGTGAATTAAGCTTCTTGGGAGCTTTTCAATGTGTTGGGTTTAAAAAGATGATAGTCTCTTATGTTGATTTTGTTTAGttgttattttatcaaaattggtTGTTTTTTATCCTCTATTTTTCGTACTGCTtgtgttatttttgtttgagaatTGATACAGGTTGAAAACTTCTTGTTAGTTCTTTTTGTCAGTTCCTATTCCCTACAGATACTGGACTTGAGAACTAAATTCCATAGTTAAACGCCCACTTATAGGAAAAAATTGGAATTGGAATTTTAGAATCCGTTATTAGTCTTTGGGTATGTGTCAGATTATTGTCTTGTGTAGTTGACCTAGTTGTTGGGTTTGATAACCTTTTATGTCATTGCAATAGGAAAAGGCACTCCAATAAGGCATGTTTTGGGCAAAAGCAAGATGCTATTGGGCTTACTAGAAGGAATTCCTACAATGTTGAAGGGCGAAGTGGCAATGGTAACAtactaatatttgaatattatttccTTTGATATCTACGGTTTTCCTGGTTACTATAAGCTAAAATCATCTTTGTCTCATGCTTAATCCATTTTATACACGAGCTTCTTACTGGTCttcatttattatgattttaactTAAAAGCTTAAGGTAAAACATTCTGCAACGCAAGGAGATTTTTGTTTCATTGGTATATCTAGATTAATATTACTTCTACTATGTTAATCTAACCATGGAAGTTCTAAGTGTCATCATCATCTACCACTTCTACTATTATAATGATACAGGAGGAAAATTGACTATTACCTGGTAGTTCTATTTTAATGAATTCAATGTTGATTTTcttgaacatttttttctttgtttggttTTGTCTGCTCTTATATGTGGTTTTTGTTATGGATTTGAGGAATCATTTGCAAAATGATTATTGTTGTCTTGAACATATTAATGGTTTGAGTAGTGCATAATCCTACAGGAATAatgaaagttaaattttaatgttttgtggGGCCTTCCAATGGTCTCTCGGGGTATTCCTTTTTCTGGATCCTTATCAGATTGTATATTTATTCTTGCAGTTCAAGATGAAGCATCAGTTGCATTATGGTGAGGATGATTGTCCTATTACCGCTCCTGATGGTTTTCCTAAGGAGGATGAACTTCATTTCGAAATTGAGCTGATAGATTTTTTCAAAGCTAAGGTAAGGATGTCaactttgatttttgtttttattctaatgCTTGTGTTCTGTATCTTTGTTATCCTTctaatgtatcaaaattaaaataattaaaataattcttctCATTTGTTTCTCTTAACAGTTAAGGGTTTTGTTTTCCCagtttcttttcattattattttgatattcatCAGTATTATTGCTGTGTTTCCCATTACTACAGTCccatttttctcaatttatgtgttttttattcttttctgaATAATTATTCCTTGTTGGATCTGTGTTGTAATCCTCATTTGCTTTTTGTGTACATTTCCAGGTTGTAACTGATGATTTGGGAGTCGTAAAAAAGGTAAATGGATAGAAAACATTGCTCCAtagtttacaaatttattttgcaCGTTTCTATCATCATGGATGGATCTCATGGAAAGTATGAATATCAAACCcaaaatggaaaggaaaaaggAACATAACTTGTTGGACTGACACAAATATTCAATGCATCTCCAATTAGGGAAATTGGAattgttttcctttctttgaAGTTTTAGGCTTCATAACATGCTTTTAAAGTTGTGTTGCCAAAATTGCAGGTGAATGCAGCGATGATTGTGGTTGTGTTGCATTTgcaaacatttaatttaaaacattgcTTAATGTATTAGAAACAATAACTCTTAGAATTACTCATGTAAATACAAGGTAAAGGAAGAAGAACAAAACTCGTGAAAAAAGTCAAGTGTGATGGAACGTAAGTCAAAACAGAGGTAACATTGGGGAAAATTGCACCCAAAAAAACCCCACAATGATATTTTAGGCATACAATTGGGTTTTTGAAGGATATATCAAGGTGGGGCTGCTATAATGTGCAACAAAAGCTGTTAGGAAACTGCTCTGCTTTTTGAATCCCTAGAGGTCAGGGCGGTTTCGCTCTGTACTGTGCTGTAGCATGCTATTGACTATTATGTTAAGAGGAAGcatgaatatgtttttttattttttttaccaggTTTTATACGTTTTTAGCTCTGCAAAGATGGCaaattttgggtttagtccttccattcttttactcttttggtccttgtaaaattaatttcatttttagaacTCCACTATAATCGTTTAGTGATGATGTAGCATGCATTTAGACATGGCACAGTAGTGACCACTTCAAGATAGCATGCGAAATGACATATAGATGTGTTTCATGTCCTTGGTATATGGTGATAGGGAccaatttcaaaacatttatattgtaattggagtatttacaaatatttaaatcctAGGTGTTTCTAGTGAATATTGTGTATAGGTACAGGAAATTTTTAGTAAATTGTGGGATTTTCCATAATTTTCCTTAAAGTTTTACATCATGTGTATATCTTGTGAATGGCAAGCTGAAACTGAAAAGAAGCATTTGATCTGGAAAGATCTTGCGTGTAGGATGAAGGTTCGGTCAATGTTATCCAATAGTCTTAATCATGTTCATTGTTTGTTTTCTAAGGTTAGCTCTCTGAATGTAGGTAGTACGTGAAGGGAAGGGTTGGGAATCTCCGAGGGAACCTTATGAAGTGAAGGCTTGgtaaaacaaatttttgttCCCTTTTTCCTATTGTTCATCTCATCTCATGTCAGTTCATATAACGGGTTGATGCTAGTTTCTGATG harbors:
- the LOC106752413 gene encoding peptidyl-prolyl cis-trans isomerase PASTICCINO1-like, with translation MKALIRPGGGDAGPSDGDQIIYHCTIRTLDGVLVESSRSDYGGKGTPIRHVLGKSKMLLGLLEGIPTMLKGEVAMFKMKHQLHYGEDDCPITAPDGFPKEDELHFEIELIDFFKAKVVTDDLGVVKKVVREGKGWESPREPYEVKAWISAKTVTGKLIMSHTEGEPYLFTFGKSELPKGLEMAIGTMVREEKAVIGTSQLLTQCLHVLTISYTGLSLEAYSET